The Actinomyces viscosus genome segment GGCACGAAGGAGACCATTGAGCTCCTGGCCCGTCGGCGGGTGTCCTACAGCGTGGGGTTCACGCTGCCGGACCACACGCCGCAGATCCACGGGCACCATCCCCGAGGCCGCCTGGGACCCGGCCTACAACGCTGACGGACAGCCCAGGCAGGGTGCGGACGTCGCTGAGATCACTGACCTGCTGGACCTGACCGCTTGGCCCAAGGGGGTGCGGGTCAACCGTGCGCCGAGAGCGGCCCCACCAGGGAGCCCAGCTGCGCTTCGAGGACGTCGGGGGCTACCGGCTGACCGCCTTCGCCACCAACACAAAAGTAGGTCAGCTCGCCGATCTCGAGGTCCGCCACCGGCTACGGGCCCGCTGCCAGGGGACCGTATCCGCTGTGCCAAGGACACCGGGCTTGACCGCTTTCCCTTGCAGGGGTTCGCCCAGAACCGTATCTGGTGCCTGATCGTGGCCCTGGCCTGTGACCTGCTGGCCTTCTCCCAGCCGCTCGCCCTGGCCTCCACCCCCGCCCGCACCTGGGAGCCCAGGACGATCCGCCTGCGCCTGATGAGCATCCCCGCCGTCATCACCCACCGTGCCCGCCGCACCGTCCTGCGCTACAAGGCCGACCACCCCTTCACCAGCCTCCTGCTGACCGCACTGAGCGGCTTTCAGGCCCTACCCGCACCATAGGCACCCGACCGCCGCCTCCTGCCCACCACGACCCTGAAGGAACAACCCTGGCCCCTGGAAAGGCCCGACCACCGCGAGACGACACGCGGCAGACCGTCACACCCAACCGGCATAATCGCCCCCACGACACCGGCAACGACGCCACCCACACCCCACTCAACCAACCAATGAAAGATCGAGGTTAGTGTCCTGGGGGCTGTCGGGGTTGAGGACACTGGCTTCGTTTTAGGCGGCGTGGGCATGGGTGGCCTGGTGGGTGACGGTGGTACTACTTCAGGCGGAAGCCCAATCGGGTCTCGGTGTGGGCTACGGTCTCCTCCGTGGCGTGCACGTGCGGCAGGGCGTAGTCCCACAAACCGGTCCAGTCGACCTCCGTTCGCGCCTGGATGATCATCCACCCCCAGCCGATGTAGTCCGGCCACGTAAGCTCCTGCGCGCCCCAGTGAATGAGCAGTAGTAGTGATCTTGTTTAAGGCGTTCACTAAACAGGTTGGGTTTCAGGCCGAGTGTAAGCAGTTGATCCGCTGGCTTGGGGTGGGAGCGGAAAGGCCTTGTGGTGCTGGGGTCAAGTCGGTTGTCTCGACTTGGCCCCGGCACCACAAGGCTGACGGGGCTTGCTCCCCGGCTTTCAGCGGGTATCCGTGCTCCTGCGGGGGTGATTCGTTTCCCGGCAGGGAGTAGGCAGTGCCTCAGGCTGAAACTGCGTGGGAAGAGGTGCTGATGCGACGATCTACAGGTCGTCGCGGCGTGCGTGCTCGAAGACCGGTGGGCTGCCGGGGCGGTCGATGACGGCGTGAGGCACGCCGTCGGGCTTGGGTCCGAAGTCCCTTCGTAGACGTGCGATATCGAGTTTATTGAGCTCCATCATGGACAGGTAGTAGTCCAGGAAGTCGTCGTATCGCTCAATCACTTCGCCGCGTACCCAGGAGACGGTCCCCTCCGCCGGGGTGCCGGGCTTTCCCATGAGGGCAACGTCGATCGACTCCAGCGAGGCGGCCACGGGGAAGTGGTCCGCGGCGATGACACCATCAGCGGCCATGGCCTCGACACACTCCTCCAGCTCCAACTGGGTCTGGCCGGCCTCGTGCAGGTCACCACCCAGCAGGTCGGAGGTGGAGAAGATCGTCATGTCCTGGAAGAAGTAGGGCCAGCCGTTGGAGGCCAGGAGGAAGCCCCGGTAGGACTCCGGCAGACGGAAGCCCAGCTGGGCCTCGGTGCTGGCCACGGTCTCCTCCGTGGCGTGCACATGTGGTAGCGCGTAGTCCCACAGGCCCTTCCAGTCGGCCTCCATTCGCGCCTGGATGATCATCCACCCCCAGCCGATGTAGTCCGGCCACGTCCACCCCGGAACACCCCGACTCGCTCCGCTGGACGCGCCAGTGTTCGTATCAGACATGTCTCACTCCCATTCCCCGCGAAGGAATATTGTCGGTTTGAACCCTACAGGATAGCGCTTATTCTGTCCCCCCAGACTGGAGTTCACCTTGCGTGACATCGGCTGCCACTCGTGCGGCTCCGGGCCTCGCCCCCATCCGGTGTCAGGAACATGGCCGGCAACTTTGCCATCTCGATACAATTCGGGATGCCTCATCCTCTCTAGTTTAGCGGCGTACTTGGCTTCAGTCCCGAGCCTGGTTCCTGTCGTGGCGACTCTCCCGGTTGGCGACAGTGCGTCGGCTTCAAGTGCTCGGTTACAGCCGGCAACGTAATCGTCAACCTCTTTAATCTCAGCCGCTGTTGCGTTCTTAGGGGGATAGAAGACGACCGGCCCGCTCATTGGGTCGCTTCCGTCGCCGTCGCCCTTGGGTGGGGTGTCTTCGCCGCCACCGGCGGTCGGTTTGGAGGTGGGCTCAGGCGGGGATTTATCGAGTTTTACGCCGTATCGGCCTTCATAGTAACTCTTGTCGATGGGGGTTTGTGGTCCTTTGCCTACGTACACTCTGGGGTTCGCCTTGCCCATCTCATTGGCTTGGCGCATGGTGACATTTTGCCCTCCGGGGCCGGCAAGCACCGTTTGTTCTCCCAAGGGGTTTGTCGCGGCCTCGGTTGCTTCGTCAGCACTTTTGCCGTCCTTTGCCTTGGACTTGAACTTCTCTGCGACCCAGCTGAATAATTTCTTAGCCTTTTCCAGCAGTAGCTTGAGATTCTTGGACGATGTCACGACGTCGGTGACTTCCTTGGACAAGCGAGTGGCCCAGGAGGAGACTTCAGTGACGGCCGAGCTCACTGCCCAGGGGGCGGCCAAGCCTGCAGTGAGAACTCCGATCGTGACTTTGGAGGCGAGCTTGCCGACTACGTCAGCGATCGCGTCGCGCACCAGGTCGTGCACCATGCGCACAATCACCGAGGCCACCGTCAGCCCGCCCGAGATCGCGCCGGCCAGCTGGCCGGTCATGCGCAGGTGCGCGGCCGAGCCGGCCTGCAGGGACTTGAATGCCGCCACCGCCACGGATTCCTGACCAGCCAGACGACTGGAGCATACTCGGTCCAAGTCATCAGCACACAAACTCAACTCGGTGCCGATGTTCGTCCAAGTCGAGGCAGCCGCAGTCACCGCGTCACTGTCGCCGGTGAGCTCATTGAGCCAGTCCTTCAAGGGAGACAGGTGCTCAATGAGCCAACCCACTCCAGCAGACAGTGCCTCACCCGGAGGATCCATCACCGCCGCTGCCGTGTCAGCGACCGTAGACGCCGTCGCCAGACCACCAGAGACCCAACTGTTCGACTCGAACGCCTCCTTAAGGTCGGCGCCATCCTCCAGCAAGCGCGAGCCGGTCCAAATGTTCTCCGAGTCCTCCGCTTTGGCGACAAGATCGTTCCGCGTCCTGGATCGTGTTCCTGCCTCACGCGTGCTAGGCCTAGGCATTGTGTCTGTGTGTGTGCTAGGCCTGGGCATCGTGTCCGTTGTCATAGAGGCTTATTCATAGGGGTGTTTAGGGTGTTTTGTTGGTAATAGCGTGTCGCTAAGCAGGGTGGCGGCTTGCTCTTGAGAGAATCTTTGGTGCTTAAGCCAATCCAACCAAGAAGCAAACCGCCATGACGAATAGTATAGTGGAGTTTAAACGAGATTATTTTGTGAGTCGGTAGGGGAACTTGTTTGCCTGGATGAAGGTCTCGAATGCTTGTCGGGTTTGGGGGAATGTGGCTCTTTGGTGGTTGCTGATACTGTCCTTTGCTTCTTTCCAGACGTGCTCGATGGGGTTCTCGTCGGGGCTGTAGGCGGGTAGGTTGATCAGGTGGATCCTCTCGAGGTTCTTGATGGTCTTGAGGCTGTTTGTGAGCTTTGCTGAACGGTGCCAGGAGGCGTTGTCCCACACGATGACGATCTTCTTCTTGTCGGGGTGCTTCACGGTCAGGTCGATCAGGGCCTGGGTGATGGTGCCGGTGTCCTGCCAGTCGAGGGTCATCAAGTCGACGGTGCCGTCGGTCTCGTGCAGGAAGCCGATGTAGGACTGGGCCTGGCGGCGGCGGTCGACCTCCAGGCGGGCGGCGTCCCCCCGGCGGATCCACGCCCTGCGCACGATCGCCTCGTGCTCGATACGCACCTCGTCGGCGCACACCACCATCACCTCGGGATCGGACCACTTGCGGACGATCTCGGAACGGATCTGGCTCATGCGCTGGTCAACGTCCGCCTGGGGCGGGCGGCGCTGGTCAACGGTCTGGGGGCGGTGGAAGGACAGGCCCGCCATGTGCAGCAGGAACCGGTAGGAGGCGGCAGAGGCGTACTCCACCTCGAAGTGGTCGTAGACCCAGGCCGCCAGATGGGGCACGTCCCAGAACCCGATGGGCAGGCCCTGCTCCGACGGGGGCCGGGACAGTACCCCGGCCACCTCCTGGCGCTGGGTGGCGGTGAGCCTGGAGGCGTTGAGGTTGCCGGCGTGACCGGTGTGGATTGAGGCCAGGCGGTACCGGTTCCACTCCCGAGCCCAGCTGCGCACCGTCTCGGGCGTGCGCTCGACGACCTGGGCCACGACCGCGGTATCCACACCCTTGGACAGCAGCACGACCGCCTCGGACTTCAAACGCATCAACCTGTAAGGCGCCTGGTGCTTATAGCCCTGCAAAACAGTCCACTCATCATCACTAACCACGACCCTGTCCATCCCAGCATGATATTCCGCCCTCGACCCGAGAGCTCACACGAAACGCCGACAACACAAGAGACGACAACAAAAGAAGCCAGCACCAGCAGCCAAGCACCCCACGAGAAAGCGACACCCCCACATCGGACGCCCCACGAATACCCGATCACCAACCCAACAACAAAACCAGCAACACGAATCTTGTTTTAATCACACTATAGCACGAGAATCCCTCGGTGTGAGGTTGTGGGCCTGTGCGAGGCCATTTTCGCCGAGAACCCCGATCTGCCGGTCTTCGGGGCGAGGGCGCTGGGGCTGTTCCTGTGCGTGCGACTGACCCTGACCTACCTGCGCCACAACCTGCCCCAGGAGCTGCTCGCCGAGCTCTACGGCGTCTCCCAGGCCACCGTCTCCCGCGTCATCAGCACCTACACGCCCCTGATCGCCCAGGCCCTCCAAGCCTCTGTACCGACGGTGGAGGACCTGGACCCCACGGCCCAGCTGATCATCGACGGCACCCTGCTTCAGTGCTGGTCCTGGAAGGACCACCCCGAGCTGTACTCCGGTAAGCACAAGACTACGGGGCTGAACGTGCAGGTGGCCTGCACCCTGTCAGGAACCCTGGCCTGGATCTCCGACCCCCAGGACGGAAGGGTCCACGACACCCAGGCCCTGCGCCACTGCGGCCTGCTCGACGTACCGGCCACCGACCTACCCGACGGGACACCACCACCACGCCATGTCGGCGACAAGGGGTACATCGGGCTGGGCATGATCACCCCGAAAAGAAAACCCGCAAAACTTCCCCTCCACCCAGACGACAAGACCTACAACACCACCGTCAACCAGATCCGCTACAAGATCGAACGAGTCATCGCCAACATCAAGACCTGGAGAGTCCTGCACACCGGCTACAGAAGACCACCGGAAACCTTCCCGGAAACCATCTCCGCAGTCCTCGGACTCATATTCACCTACACCCCATGAATAATCCTCATAGTGTCGGGGCGTGATGCCCCGTCGCCAATCCGAGTGTCTGCCACTATCGCCCTCTCTCCTTACAAATGACCGATGAGACGCAGGCGCCACCATAGTCACTGTTTGATCACGTAGAGGCGAAGGCCGACTGTCAAGTAATTAACATGGCTTCGTTCGTGTAAGGGCTCGACACGGACGCGCAGGCCTGTTAAGGCGACTCATGCGGGTGCGGTCGCTCTCTACGGCCGGGCGGTGAGGACCGGGTTGTACAGGAGCCGGTTGGGCGCCGTCGGGCACTCCTCGCCCACGGCCATCGGCGCGATGAGCCGGTCGGCCCGCAGGTCCTCCAGGCGCGCCACCACTCGGTCACGCAGCGTCCACGGGTCAATGGTGTTGAGGTAGATCTTCGTGCCGCCCTCGAAACCGGCCAGGGTGGAGACCCGCCACTTGAGCGTGATGTGCCAGGGCATGGGCTGGTCCACGTCGAGCGGCTTGTGGTGCCACTCCTCGTTGCTGGGCACGTCCGCGCCCGTGGCCGCGTGCAGGGCGTGCACCAGGTCGGCGACGGCGTCGACCTCCTCGCGGCTCATGAGCCACGGCTCGGGCATGGCCGACGTCGAGTACACCTCCAGCGTCGGGTAGCGGTGCCCGAACCCGGCGAAGGCCACCGCGTGGTCGTTGCTCGCCACCAGCAGGCCCTGGTAGGCGGCGTAGTCCACCGCCATCTCGTTGTACAGGTTGGGGTTGGCCCGCACCTTCTGCAGCTCCAGCTGACTGGTCACGCCGCGTTCGTCGATGCCCACCAGCTGCTTGTGCAGGTGGTCGAAGCTCGCCCCGGCCGGCCGCAGCCAGTTCTGGAAGACGGCCACGTAGCGCACCCACCGGTTGGCCTCGTACAGGCTGTGCATCGCGTGGATCGCCAGGTGCGTGTAGGCGCGGTGCTCGGCCACGCTCAGCGTCCCCGAACCGGCCAGGCCCGTGGTGTCGAGAGCGTCGTCGGTGAAGTGGCGCCGGCCGATGATGACGTCGTGCCCCCCGGCGAAGAAGGCCGCCAGGAAGGTGCGGCGGTCCCGCTCGCTCATGGTGTCCCAGGAGGCCGGGTCCGCGCCCGCGGCCGCCAGCTTGGTGCGCGCCACCCGCTCCACGTGCTCGACGCCGGCCGGGTCAGCCAGGTAGGTCTCCATGCGTT includes the following:
- a CDS encoding transposase family protein, with the protein product MGLCEAIFAENPDLPVFGARALGLFLCVRLTLTYLRHNLPQELLAELYGVSQATVSRVISTYTPLIAQALQASVPTVEDLDPTAQLIIDGTLLQCWSWKDHPELYSGKHKTTGLNVQVACTLSGTLAWISDPQDGRVHDTQALRHCGLLDVPATDLPDGTPPPRHVGDKGYIGLGMITPKRKPAKLPLHPDDKTYNTTVNQIRYKIERVIANIKTWRVLHTGYRRPPETFPETISAVLGLIFTYTP
- a CDS encoding DUF4921 family protein — protein: MLMPYAPSAEPLTRLADGTVKQISPFTGTEVWTVPGRANRPISHPVAEVRPLEEADRTHSCAFCAARYLDTPPEKARIVRGADGGFERLDAVAASALFDTVAEFRRVPNLFEILSFDYWHINHGYEIPDAARERMETYLADPAGVEHVERVARTKLAAAGADPASWDTMSERDRRTFLAAFFAGGHDVIIGRRHFTDDALDTTGLAGSGTLSVAEHRAYTHLAIHAMHSLYEANRWVRYVAVFQNWLRPAGASFDHLHKQLVGIDERGVTSQLELQKVRANPNLYNEMAVDYAAYQGLLVASNDHAVAFAGFGHRYPTLEVYSTSAMPEPWLMSREEVDAVADLVHALHAATGADVPSNEEWHHKPLDVDQPMPWHITLKWRVSTLAGFEGGTKIYLNTIDPWTLRDRVVARLEDLRADRLIAPMAVGEECPTAPNRLLYNPVLTARP
- a CDS encoding IS630 family transposase; translated protein: MRLKSEAVVLLSKGVDTAVVAQVVERTPETVRSWAREWNRYRLASIHTGHAGNLNASRLTATQRQEVAGVLSRPPSEQGLPIGFWDVPHLAAWVYDHFEVEYASAASYRFLLHMAGLSFHRPQTVDQRRPPQADVDQRMSQIRSEIVRKWSDPEVMVVCADEVRIEHEAIVRRAWIRRGDAARLEVDRRRQAQSYIGFLHETDGTVDLMTLDWQDTGTITQALIDLTVKHPDKKKIVIVWDNASWHRSAKLTNSLKTIKNLERIHLINLPAYSPDENPIEHVWKEAKDSISNHQRATFPQTRQAFETFIQANKFPYRLTK
- a CDS encoding SMI1/KNR4 family protein, coding for MSDTNTGASSGASRGVPGWTWPDYIGWGWMIIQARMEADWKGLWDYALPHVHATEETVASTEAQLGFRLPESYRGFLLASNGWPYFFQDMTIFSTSDLLGGDLHEAGQTQLELEECVEAMAADGVIAADHFPVAASLESIDVALMGKPGTPAEGTVSWVRGEVIERYDDFLDYYLSMMELNKLDIARLRRDFGPKPDGVPHAVIDRPGSPPVFEHARRDDL